The stretch of DNA GATGGTACACAGATGTCTATGATAGGATCCTTGTTCTCAAAGGACTCTTGACTTACAGTGGCACAGATGTGTCAAGAATTCCAAtaaaaaacactaacaaaaaggAAAGCATAAGGTACCAGGGGAGCACAGAGAGCTGTCTGACAGGATTATAGGTTTGGCGGATGCGATAAATGGGAAGTATCAGAGAGGGGTTCAAAGAGGCCATTTCAGTTGAGTCTTGAATTACAAGTGTTCTAGATAGGAGGGAGGGGGCATGGATGATAATGTGAcaagcaggaaaagaaatagcATATAGAAGAGTCCAAATGTACGAATAAATGAATGCAGAGTGAATGTAGGGGTCCTGAGAGGAGATGAACTTAGAGATGTAGGAATTTGGATATACTGAAATGGTTGAACTTGATCCTATATGTGAGAAAGAAGTATTTAAGGATTGAAAGCAAGGAAGTGATGTGAtcagatttacatttaaaaaattttggtgtCTTTAAGTTTAGAGTCTGTGCTATTTAGTGTCACAATATAGCTCCTCTCATCAAACATGTTGTGAGCTATCCAATCcattttaaggagaaaaggaattCAAATTAATTGTATCATCTCAGTCTTTTGAGAACTTCACAATTCCCCTTGAAAATACTTTTGATATCTTAGAGTGTTATAGAGGCAAGTCAGGAAATCTCTGTTTTACATCAACATGTCAGAGTTCAAGGTTAGCAGCTTGATATTTCAATTGGGTAGATATTCAGTTAAAAGGGTAGACATTCAGCCCTGGTTGGcttggctcacttggttgggcatcaccatGCAAACCTataggttgtgggctcaattcctggtcagggcacaggcccgggttgtaggttcagttcccagtctgggcatgtgcaagaggcaactgatcaatgttcctcttcacatcagtgtttctctccctctctgtctctgccctcccctctctttataatcaataaaagaaaaaaattaagaagaaaagagtAGACATTGAGTCACCTTGGATGAAAAGAGAGTTTTAAATCTAGGAATGTATTGCATGTTTTCTCAATTGATGGTGACAGATATCATCATAATGGAGGCATGAGATAGTGTTGCTATATTCATTTATGAGCCCCAGTTTGAAGGGCTGGCCAGCAGCACAGTATGAAAATCTAGGCCTCAGTGTTAAGATGAGAGTGAAAGTAACAGTAGAGAGGAAAGTGCTGAAAGATTTAGAGAGAATGTGGCTGCATTTACCAACATTTAAAATACACTCACTCTATGActcaaattttcatttctcagaaTTATTCCTTCATAAacattgtttccttaattttccCTGCTGTTTTAAATTTGAAGGGAATAAgcctgaaaagatatttttatatagtcacccacagattgttttctttttacatttatcaaaatgtaaatattttattcacatgaTTGTTTTCcaaatgagtttcttttttagTGGATCAAATATGAAGGGTGTTTATTTATTGTTCACTTAAAATCCAAATGGATGTTCCTGATTGACAAGTGATTGTTCTTTATATGATAATTCTGGGTCtaattaaagaacaagtataaatggcCATAGACATGGATgatagggtggggattgactgcaGGACTGGGGAGTAGTGGGGACAGCAAGgaagaataatgggggaaaatggggactactgcaatagaacaataataaaagaattcTGGCACTCAGgctttttccattttgccttcatcTTCTTCAAAACTCAGCTtctgcgctggctggtgtggctcagtggattgagtgctggcctgtgaaccaaaggggcgctggtttgattcccagtcaggccatattcttgggttgtgggccaggtccccagtaggggatgtgcgagaggcaaccacacattgatagttctctcccgctctctctccctccctccccctttgcctaaacataaataaataaaatctttaaaaacaaacaaacaaaaaacacaaaacacctcAGCTTCCTAGGTCACATGCTCGATTATATCAAAGATCATCAAGGACCATGCATATGTATGGCCTGGAGTGTTGCACATCAGTTTTAATTATATTCTACTGACCAGAACTCAGTCACATATGAACAGACCTAACTGCAAGAAAACATGCATTAGAAAAGATGCATttttgaaaggaattttttttttctcacacaaTGTTTTAACTTTCTGGCTGACCAGCATATATCCTGTTTGACCTATATATAGAAATAAGGAGTTTGTAAACAATGGGGGTAAGTAATTCTGAGGATATCTGGGAATAAGCTCATTCTGAATATCTTGGATGAACTCTGTAAACTGCTGTTTGGACAACAGGAATGGGAGACTATATTTCTAACAAGCTTTAAGGTAATGATGCATCTTTGTTAGCTTATAAGTAATTTATTAAGGTTGGGAGAGGGAGCTCTGGAAATGTTAGGCtagaatatgtatatatgtgcatgcatgtaccTATGTTTGTGTGTGAGAGTATATATTAGTGTGTGTAcattcatgtggtttttatctctAAAAGATACCCGCTAAAGATGAGACATATTCAAGTCTGTATGAAATATGTTGTCTTTATTGCTCCTGGGATTGAGGTCTCCAGAGATAGGTTTCAGAGCTTGGAAGGGATAAATAATGGGGGATGGAGAGATTTTTGGCACATTCTGTTTTCTGAGTAAAACCTGAAAGGGATCCAAAGGATGCTAAGAAAGCAGtcaaaaggtttttttgtttgtttgtttgtttgtttgttttttaccatgTAGCTGACATCTCAGATTCACGGATTGAATTAGGATAAGTGAGTTTGAGCAGATGGAACAGTAACTTCTTTCCTATATCTGACTGTCCTTTTTGTTTGATATATTCACAAGAAAAAGGAGCATAAATTTTCATGATTATTTTCCTGTATAAACACTCTTCTAATTATAGAAACTTTATTACACATGTGATTaaggaggtatttttttttatcaaagtatcattttgtttttgcaGGTCATCTTCAAAGGAATTGTATTCTTAGCTGacaagaaaatgcaaaattttttgttaaaacttGGCAATAATTTAGATGACTCTTGTTTACTGTTCTCTTTCACATAGTTGATGGCATAGCAAATCAACACCCATCGTGTGTGGCTTGTAGGAGAAAACTGTGTAAGTAGAaggtaatttatttaataaaatataatactcaGACTccaaagaatcaaaaagaaagtAGAGGACTGGGGAATGCACTCTTCAGCACACTGATGTGTGGGAGCAGAAGGCCTTCAGAGCGAACTGTTGTGCTGGGAGTGGCTCTCCCCTCTGAGTCACCCCAGGGGACAGGACAATCAGAATCGAGCTAAAATATATTACTGTGGCAAAGGGACAGTGAGGTCTCTGTTTGGTGTTCTTTCCCCTCTGTTCCAAGAGAAGTATTTAATTACCTCTGCTTATTGTAAAGACTGAGAGGTTAGGTTTCTATGCATGTTTTGAATCCATCCTTGGTATCTTTTTGCTTATATATTACCTTAGGTCAgcattcaaaaaaaatttttttttttacttggacTATTGAAATAGCTTTCTAATGGTTTCCTGCTAATTTCATTAGCCTGTACTTGTCTGGCAAATTGTCTTTCAAAGGCAGCCCCATAAACCTTATATGCTGGTggtgaaaagacaaataccatatgctctcacctataagtggaacctagttaacaaaacaaattagcaagcaaaatataaccagaaacactgaaataaagaataagctgacagtaaccagaggggaggggaaagagggataatgggggaaaatagggggagggtattcaagaaacatgtataagggacacatggacaaagccaaagtggggaaggattgaggacaggaggtgaggatgggtagGGCGAGGGGGCATTGAGGGGGGGTGgtgggaatggggacaactgtacttgaacaactaaaaaaaaagaaaacataaaaactttTATGCTTATATTATATGCTATTAATGTTCTGCCTCCATCAGTGATTGCCCTTAGAAAATTCTGTCTTTTGCCAAGGTCCATCTCCCTCTCAAAAgcctttcattattttgtccaGATGAATATAATCTTCATGTCTCATATGGCAACAACACTTTGTTCTGATTTTTCATATCCTGTTCTTACCGTGTTAGTGGTAGCACCACGATGAAGATGGAAGGATGGTAACTTCCAGTTTATGTTTCGTATCAGCTCCCCAAGCAgttgtcacacacacaaaaaatctaaataaaagcAATTCCCTTTCTAGGCAAAGGAGGTTCCAAGGTAAATCTCCTTAGATCTCTTTCAATCAGATTTAAGCTCTCAAACTCCCTTTAAACGGAAATTCTAAAGCAGAGGTGGCAAACTCAAGGCCTGAGGGCCGAatctggccttccaccttgttttatccagcccaggaccttgtttctacccaggggcagtgctgagctctcgcttaactgttaaggagtagttacatttatacagtcctaaaattgcaatcggccctttaaaggcaaccatgaggctgatgtggcccccagtgaaaatgagtttgacatccctgttcTAGAGCTATGAATGCATTGCATTGCTTGAAGTTGTTTTGAACTAAAGATGTTTGACATAAGCTCTAAAAGAGTAGGACTCTGCTTTTTAATTCATTATCCCCCCCACCTATTTAGTAGAACAGTGGTTGGCAGTAATGTGagcaaaaatgtttattgaatacatGCAGGAGACAAAGAGTAAAGAACGACTCACCTTCTGAAGGAAATATAGTAATACTACAAGCCCaaattgaggaaaataaacatatctctccaccaggaggaagaaaaattgtgtaaatatttatgtgGCTTTTACTGTCTCTGTTGCTTTCACAGGTCAGACTAATGAGGACTTTGGAGACTACTAACATCTCTGAGTTTGTGAGTGAGTTCATCCTCCTGGGCTTCCCCTGCCGCAGAGACATCCAGATCTTCCTCTTTGTGCTCTTCTCCCTCATCTACCTTCTGACCCTCCTGGGGAACATAGCCATCATCTATGCTGTGTGGTCAAACCAGAATCTCCACACACCCATGTACATTCTGCTGGCTAACTTCTCCTTCCTGGAGATCTGCTATGTCAGTTCTGATGTGCCCAAAATGTTGGCCAACATCATCTCTCAGAACAAGAGCATCTCCTACTCTGGCTGCCTGctccagttttacttctttttctccatGTGTGCTGCTGAAGGCTTATTTCTGTCAGTGATGTCGTTTGATCGATTTCTTGCCATTTGTCGGCCTTTGCACTATCCCACTATAATGACACATCGCCTATGTGCTCAGTTAGTGGTCTTTTGCTGGATAGGTGGCTTTCTGTGCTTACTGACTCCTTTGACTCTAATATCTCAGGTGCCCTTCTGTGGTCCAAACACCATTGACCACTTTCTCTGTGATTTGGCACCTTTGCTGTCATTGTCCTGTGCTCCAGTATCTGGAATTACTCTGGTCTGTGGTGTCATTAGCTCTCTCATCATCTTTCTCACTTTTCTGTACATCCTTGGCACTTACTTCTGTGTCCTAGGTGTGGTGCTACAGATGCCCTCAGGCTCAGGAAGGCATAAAGCTTTCTCTACTTGTGCTTCCCACCTTGCTGTGGTGTCTCTGTTCTATGGTTCAGTCATGGTGATGTACGTTAGCCCAGGTTCGGGGGACCATCCTGGCATGCAGAAATTTGTGACCTTGTTCTAtgctttggcaactccattttttAATCCCCTTATCTACAACTTCCGGAACAAAGATATGAAGGATGCACTGAAGAAAATTGTGAATGTGTTATTGTGAGAAACTGCTAAGAGATTCAAAAGTCAAGTTTAATATAATGTAATCATTAATATTTAGGAGAATAAATATGGAAGATCATGAGATAATTAAGATGATGTTTTTCCcccatcagtttattttattttcatatattggaaagatggttttaaaaattcattaggCTCATAATTTAAATCTTAGACAGTTTTTACTCTTTTGTTCCAGATATGCCCATACCTTAGGTAGacttctttgttttgaaatacaaCTTAATAAGATTGCCATCTATTTGTCTAAAATTGAGTTTCTAGTTTCTCTTTTGGTTTCTATTACACATTACTTATTTTGGCACCCTCAAAATTCTGCCTTCATCACAGCCAGTTGTTCTTTTCTAGAGCATAGTAAATGTTGAATGTACTGCAAACCACAAGTGGCAAGCCAACAGCCATTCAgacaacctgattttaaaaagccCTTAACATCAGGatctattttaaaacacttttaacaaagattttatttattcatttattttttagagagagggaaagacagcaagagaggaagagaaacatcaatgtgccagagaaatatccatcagctgcctcttgcacacccccaactgggggcttggcctgctacccaggcaagtgccctgactggaaattgaaccagtgacccttcagttcacaggccgacactcaatccactgggccacaccagccagggcaacacttttaaaaatattttataattccaaGTATAGTTTTGGGAACCAATGAGGATCCTTAATAAGGTTATGTTGATTGGATTGACTCCCACATTTTGCCAATGCTGTCACTTTGGGAGGTAGGTCCAAATCCTCCAGATCCAGACACATGATGTTTAGTTAATACTCAGTGTGAACCAAAGAGCTATAGGCTTTGTGAGGTCACTACCATCTGGATCTAAGTTGCACTTATTTTCATGTAGTTCTCTATAAAATTCTGGATACATGCCCCTCAGAAGTAATTTATactctctaatttctttttcctccctagaGGAGAATTTAATTTATAGTATTGTACTTCATGAGGATACCTCAAACTAAAACTCTGTTCTGGGGTAACTTCCAGtactacctttatttttaaaccataggCTCATCTGCAACTTCCTgctgtatatttttacataaatatccattttaaatttaaatatgcaaTCTTTAGTttgttaatcatttttaaaatgatctctaGCCTACCTTATGTACCAATGGCTCCACTGATAACCTGAACTTAAAGCCTTAACACTTACAATCCTTCATCTTCTCATACTCAGTGCAAGTGTCATTAAATTCTGTGGCATCTTGCTTATGATCTTTTGTCATCTTTACTGATTTTGTCAAGGTTCGAACACTACATCATTATACCTGTGAAGGCACAATAACTTCATAAATTGCCTCTGTGTCTCTGATATCTCCCATGTCAAAGTTCAgaatcatctttttaaagcaaaggtCCTTTTCATCAGTCCCCACAGTCACTTCCTCTCTACTTAGGCAGATTTATGAGCCAAATCTCCAAATCCTTTTTTGTATGTATACTTGTCATTATGAATTTgttcaaacccacagaatgtgcaacaccaagagtgaacctcTTATAAATTATGGACTCTGGGTGATGTTAATaagtcaatgtaggttcatcattTGTTAACAAGTGTACATTCTGGtaggggatgttgataatgggggaggctacTCTTGTGTGGAGTCAGGGGGCATCTAAAACAACTGTCCTAAATAAGAGAAATTTTCCGTATATATGCTTAATGTTTTCCTCACACAGCCAGAGGCAAGGGACTATCCATAGCCACTGCTCTGTGCTAGATCTGTGACATTTAGTTTGTAGATCCTCATCCTTTTCATCagttatttaaattaaagatGTGCCAGACCTCAGAATTCTCTCACATGGACATTGATAAAACATCCCCTGGGGGCAGGACAAGTGAGGGAGTGCTTTGAGAATTCCAGGAAATATATTCTTGGGATAATAAtgatctttgttggtattttttaaaaaaggaagaaatgacagGCTTAATAGCTTATCTCAAAAAGGAGCTAACATTACCTACTGTAAACTGTCTTATTTGTTAAAAGATGGAAATCTctatcatgatttttaaattatatatgcaaTATTAAAACTGATCTTATGCACAAAGTTAGATTTGGTTAGCAGC from Phyllostomus discolor isolate MPI-MPIP mPhyDis1 chromosome 1, mPhyDis1.pri.v3, whole genome shotgun sequence encodes:
- the LOC114490341 gene encoding olfactory receptor 11H12-like → MRTLETTNISEFVSEFILLGFPCRRDIQIFLFVLFSLIYLLTLLGNIAIIYAVWSNQNLHTPMYILLANFSFLEICYVSSDVPKMLANIISQNKSISYSGCLLQFYFFFSMCAAEGLFLSVMSFDRFLAICRPLHYPTIMTHRLCAQLVVFCWIGGFLCLLTPLTLISQVPFCGPNTIDHFLCDLAPLLSLSCAPVSGITLVCGVISSLIIFLTFLYILGTYFCVLGVVLQMPSGSGRHKAFSTCASHLAVVSLFYGSVMVMYVSPGSGDHPGMQKFVTLFYALATPFFNPLIYNFRNKDMKDALKKIVNVLL